A DNA window from Peromyscus leucopus breed LL Stock chromosome 3, UCI_PerLeu_2.1, whole genome shotgun sequence contains the following coding sequences:
- the LOC114688295 gene encoding protein kish-A-like, with protein sequence MSAIFNFQSLLTVILLLICTCAYIRSLAPSLLDRNKTGVLGIFWKCVRIGECKSPYVAVCCIVMAFSILFIQ encoded by the coding sequence ATGTCTGCCATTTTCAATTTTCAGAGTCTGTTGACTGTAATCTTGCTGCTTATATGTACGTGTGCTTATATCCGATCCTTGGCACCCAGCCTCCTGGACAGAAATAAAACTGGAGTATTGGGAATATTTTGGAAGTGTGTCCGAATTGGTGAGTGCAAGAGTCCTTATGTTGCCGTATGCTGTATAGTGATGGCCTTCAGCATCCTCTTCATACAGTAG